A genomic region of Exiguobacterium sp. Helios contains the following coding sequences:
- the cmk gene encoding (d)CMP kinase — protein MKNIQIALDGPAGAGKSTIAKQLAAHLDYVYIDTGAMYRAVTLAALEQGLDLEDGPVLGELMKSLDLRLTPGEHGQRVFIGEREVTEAIRTNEVTNNVSFVARQAEVRSALVIAQRKLAEHGGIVMDGRDIGTVVLPEAELKVFLTASVEERASRRHRENVARGIDSDLEALQEEIALRDQRDSERKVSPLKQAEDAIYLDTTELNIDQVVARLTELAEGVLK, from the coding sequence ATGAAGAATATTCAAATTGCCTTAGACGGACCAGCAGGAGCCGGGAAAAGTACGATTGCCAAACAATTAGCAGCACATCTCGATTATGTGTACATCGATACAGGAGCCATGTATCGTGCCGTCACGCTTGCCGCGTTAGAACAGGGGCTTGATTTAGAAGATGGACCGGTCCTTGGAGAATTGATGAAATCACTCGATCTTCGTCTGACACCGGGAGAACACGGACAACGGGTCTTCATCGGAGAACGGGAAGTGACGGAAGCGATTCGAACGAATGAAGTGACGAATAACGTTTCGTTTGTCGCCCGCCAAGCAGAAGTCCGGTCGGCGCTTGTCATTGCCCAACGCAAACTGGCGGAACATGGGGGGATCGTCATGGACGGTCGTGACATCGGGACGGTCGTCTTGCCTGAAGCCGAACTGAAAGTCTTTCTGACGGCATCGGTCGAAGAACGAGCGAGCCGCCGTCACCGTGAGAATGTCGCCCGTGGAATAGACAGCGACTTAGAAGCATTGCAGGAAGAAATCGCCCTGCGCGATCAGCGGGATAGCGAACGGAAGGTTTCGCCGCTTAAGCAAGCAGAAGATGCCATTTACCTCGACACGACAGAATTGAACATTGATCAGGTCGTCGCCCGGTTAACTGAACTTGCAGAAGGTGTCCTGAAATGA
- a CDS encoding flagellar brake protein has translation MIETGDLVMLTNQEDRQGRTKVTAVTNRLIWIEAPSEVSTLKTFILSDQEQVGFYFFKEKGKLYGFETEVVERQNDPLRGQRYALRRPKEDMIQRVQRRQFVRVPQLLDVAVHPHKTAFEPFTSVTLDLSAGGILVLANQIPIEVKEELELTFLLPTGDGVTHTVDVLAELVRVDPREARYELAFQFTRINDRSRELVLRHCYQAQMKNSRRGTNPFT, from the coding sequence ATGATAGAAACTGGAGATTTAGTCATGTTGACCAATCAAGAGGACCGGCAAGGGCGAACGAAAGTGACAGCCGTGACGAACCGACTGATTTGGATTGAGGCACCAAGTGAAGTCTCGACGTTAAAAACTTTTATCTTGTCGGATCAAGAACAAGTCGGATTTTACTTTTTTAAGGAAAAAGGAAAGCTGTATGGATTTGAGACGGAAGTCGTCGAACGTCAAAATGATCCGTTACGAGGTCAACGGTATGCGTTACGTCGACCAAAAGAAGACATGATTCAGCGTGTCCAGCGCCGACAGTTCGTCCGCGTGCCTCAATTATTGGATGTAGCTGTTCATCCACATAAAACGGCTTTTGAACCGTTCACTTCTGTGACGCTCGATTTATCGGCAGGCGGAATTTTAGTATTGGCTAATCAAATTCCAATTGAAGTGAAGGAAGAGCTGGAATTAACCTTTTTACTGCCGACGGGAGACGGTGTGACACATACAGTCGATGTTTTGGCAGAACTCGTCCGTGTTGACCCGAGAGAAGCCCGTTATGAATTAGCCTTTCAGTTTACTCGGATCAATGACCGAAGTCGTGAACTGGTCTTACGGCACTGTTACCAAGCGCAAATGAAAAATTCACGACGTGGAACGAATCCATTCACGTAA
- the prsW gene encoding glutamic-type intramembrane protease PrsW, which produces MLPIVFSGIAPGIALLTYFYLRHEHESEPVGYILRSFIFGILLVFPLMFIEYIIQNEFGGLEPIQLVRSAVTEEFAKWFVVFYTVYIHQRFNDYYDGIIYAVACSLGFATLENILYLMVNGTVEHMIFRAFLPVSGHALFAVIMGFFMGKAKFSNHPYRWLGLSIFVPMIVHTIFNLLILENGGISIVPILFMIGLWTVGLYQIRSANRLNQRHNRKSN; this is translated from the coding sequence GTGTTACCAATCGTTTTCTCAGGAATTGCCCCAGGAATTGCATTGTTGACATATTTTTATCTGCGCCACGAACATGAATCAGAGCCCGTAGGGTATATCCTACGTAGTTTTATTTTCGGGATACTTCTTGTTTTTCCTTTAATGTTCATCGAATACATCATTCAAAATGAGTTTGGAGGACTGGAACCGATTCAATTGGTTCGTTCTGCCGTGACGGAAGAATTTGCAAAATGGTTTGTTGTGTTTTATACCGTCTATATCCATCAGCGGTTTAATGACTATTATGACGGTATCATTTATGCAGTCGCTTGTTCCTTAGGATTTGCGACACTGGAAAATATTTTATATTTAATGGTCAATGGGACGGTTGAACATATGATTTTCCGTGCGTTTTTACCGGTCTCAGGACATGCTTTATTTGCAGTCATCATGGGATTTTTTATGGGAAAAGCTAAGTTTTCGAATCATCCGTATCGTTGGCTCGGATTATCGATTTTTGTTCCGATGATTGTACACACTATCTTTAATTTGTTAATATTGGAAAATGGTGGGATATCTATTGTGCCGATTTTATTTATGATTGGATTATGGACAGTCGGTCTGTATCAAATTCGAAGTGCGAATCGTTTGAACCAACGCCACAATAGAAAAAGTAACTGA
- a CDS encoding asparaginase — protein MKKLLLIHTGGTIAMAQNHSGHVLPNEINPLDASLPKATDIADITTRHFSNLPSPHITPEIMLRLAHFIGKELQDGSYDGVVITHGTDTLEETAYFLQLTIGAPIPIVLTGAMRSSNEVGSDGEFNLITALRVAVSKAAQDKGVLVVFNGEIHSAFNVTKTHTSSVDTFKSVHFGNLGMVTKDHVYLFNTPLLKPTHMVTQLSKRVAVLKVYAGMEPDLLLAVSELGYDGLVLEVLGQGNVPPSLVDAIQTLTQQMPIVIVSRCFNGIVQDVYGYTGGGQQLKELGVIFSNGLNSQKARLKLMIELEISATHHALEESFRVE, from the coding sequence ATGAAAAAACTACTTTTGATTCATACCGGAGGCACCATCGCCATGGCGCAAAACCATTCCGGTCACGTTTTACCTAATGAAATCAATCCGCTGGATGCCTCATTGCCCAAAGCGACCGACATTGCTGACATTACAACACGTCACTTTTCCAATCTGCCGTCTCCGCATATCACACCAGAAATCATGTTACGACTTGCTCACTTCATCGGTAAGGAATTACAGGATGGCTCGTATGACGGCGTCGTCATCACACACGGCACGGATACGTTAGAGGAAACAGCATACTTTCTCCAGCTCACGATCGGAGCGCCTATCCCGATCGTTTTGACTGGTGCGATGCGTTCTTCCAATGAGGTCGGATCAGACGGTGAATTTAATTTGATTACCGCCTTACGGGTGGCCGTCAGTAAGGCTGCTCAAGACAAAGGGGTCCTCGTCGTCTTCAACGGGGAAATCCACTCTGCGTTTAACGTCACAAAAACTCATACCTCTTCAGTCGATACTTTTAAATCCGTCCATTTCGGAAATCTGGGTATGGTGACGAAAGATCATGTTTACTTATTTAACACACCGCTTCTCAAACCGACCCATATGGTGACACAATTGAGCAAACGCGTTGCCGTCCTCAAAGTCTATGCCGGGATGGAGCCTGATTTACTGCTTGCGGTCAGCGAACTCGGTTACGATGGCCTTGTGCTAGAAGTACTCGGTCAAGGAAACGTGCCGCCGAGCCTGGTAGATGCGATTCAGACACTGACACAACAAATGCCGATCGTTATCGTCAGTCGTTGTTTCAACGGGATCGTCCAGGATGTATACGGGTATACCGGGGGCGGACAACAATTAAAAGAACTCGGTGTGATTTTCTCAAATGGACTGAATTCTCAAAAAGCACGGTTGAAATTAATGATCGAACTTGAGATTAGTGCGACGCACCATGCTTTGGAAGAATCTTTCCGCGTCGAATAG
- a CDS encoding YpdA family putative bacillithiol disulfide reductase, whose translation MLDCIVIGAGPCGLSAAIEMQERGLSVEVIEKGNIVEAIYQYPTHQTFFSSSEKLEIGGVPFINKELKPKRQDALVYYREVVRRKEVTVRPFETVQHVARINGGFNVTSLRSQQVVTREAKSVVLATGYYGLPNKMNIPGEELPHVFHYFKEGHPFYGQDVVVIGGKNSSVDAAIELEKAGARVTMLYRGESYSPSIKPWVLPNFESLVRAEKVTMVFDATIEEITNAEVLYSVHGEQLAVKADFVFAMTGYTPDIGLFADAGIEIDSETGIPVFDEATMESNIDGIYIAGVVAAGYDANKIFIENGRFHGELIADSLLYRLKQETARS comes from the coding sequence ATGTTGGATTGTATCGTCATCGGCGCAGGACCTTGTGGGTTATCAGCTGCAATTGAAATGCAGGAACGGGGATTGTCCGTCGAAGTCATTGAAAAAGGAAATATCGTGGAAGCCATTTATCAGTACCCGACACACCAGACGTTTTTTTCAAGTAGTGAAAAGCTGGAAATCGGCGGTGTGCCTTTTATTAATAAAGAATTGAAACCGAAACGACAAGATGCACTCGTCTATTACCGGGAAGTAGTACGGCGAAAAGAAGTTACCGTGCGACCATTTGAGACGGTTCAACACGTCGCGCGCATCAACGGCGGGTTTAACGTGACTTCGCTTCGCAGTCAGCAAGTCGTGACACGGGAAGCTAAATCGGTTGTTCTCGCGACCGGTTATTATGGACTGCCGAATAAGATGAATATACCGGGCGAAGAGTTGCCACACGTTTTCCATTACTTCAAAGAAGGTCATCCGTTTTATGGCCAGGATGTTGTCGTAATCGGTGGGAAGAATTCGAGTGTCGATGCAGCAATTGAACTTGAAAAAGCAGGTGCCCGTGTGACCATGTTGTATCGCGGCGAATCGTATAGTCCGTCGATTAAACCATGGGTCCTGCCGAATTTTGAATCCCTGGTCCGGGCAGAAAAAGTGACGATGGTGTTTGACGCAACAATCGAAGAAATTACGAATGCGGAAGTGTTATATTCTGTTCACGGTGAACAGTTGGCCGTCAAAGCTGATTTTGTCTTCGCGATGACGGGTTATACACCGGATATCGGACTGTTCGCCGATGCCGGAATTGAAATCGATTCAGAAACAGGAATCCCTGTATTTGATGAAGCGACGATGGAGTCGAACATCGACGGCATCTATATCGCTGGTGTTGTTGCAGCTGGATATGATGCCAATAAAATCTTCATCGAAAACGGACGATTCCATGGTGAATTGATTGCAGACAGTCTTCTGTATCGTCTGAAACAAGAAACTGCACGATCATAA
- a CDS encoding Glu/Leu/Phe/Val dehydrogenase: MITDQQHANHRKNVLEATQEIVKEALEKLGYPDEMYELLKEPLRMLTVRIPVRMDDGSTKIFTGYRAQHNDAVGPTKGGIRFHPNVTEVEVKALSVWMSLKAGIVDLPYGGGKGGIICDPREMSFREIERLSRGYVRAISQIVGPTKDIPAPDVFTNSQIMAWMMDEYSRIDEFNSPGFITGKPLVLGGSHGRETATAKGVAIMIREAAAKKGITLEGARVVVQGFGNAGSFLSKFMHDLGAKVIAISDAYGALHDPNGLDIPYLLDRRDSFGTVTTLFKNTISNKELLELECDILVPAAIENQITEDNAHDIKASIVVEAANGPTTNEATKILAERDILIVPDVLASSGGVTVSYFEWVQNNQGYYWTEEEVHEKLEKVLVNSFNQVYQTAQTRNVDMRLAAYMVGVRKMAEASRFRGWV, translated from the coding sequence ATGATCACTGACCAACAACACGCAAATCATCGCAAGAATGTACTCGAAGCAACACAAGAAATCGTCAAGGAAGCACTTGAAAAACTTGGTTACCCAGACGAGATGTATGAACTGTTGAAAGAACCACTTCGGATGTTGACAGTCCGGATTCCGGTTCGAATGGATGACGGATCGACCAAAATCTTTACCGGTTACCGTGCTCAGCATAATGATGCCGTCGGTCCGACGAAAGGTGGAATTCGTTTCCATCCTAACGTAACGGAAGTCGAAGTCAAGGCATTGTCCGTCTGGATGAGTCTCAAGGCAGGAATCGTCGATTTACCTTACGGCGGGGGGAAGGGCGGAATCATCTGTGACCCACGTGAAATGAGTTTCCGTGAAATTGAACGGTTAAGTCGCGGATATGTTCGTGCCATCAGTCAAATCGTTGGTCCGACGAAAGATATTCCGGCACCGGACGTCTTCACGAATTCACAAATCATGGCGTGGATGATGGATGAGTACAGTCGAATCGATGAATTCAACTCACCAGGCTTCATTACAGGGAAACCATTAGTGCTTGGAGGTTCCCATGGTCGTGAGACGGCAACGGCAAAAGGTGTCGCCATCATGATTCGAGAAGCGGCTGCCAAAAAAGGAATCACGCTTGAAGGGGCACGTGTCGTCGTTCAGGGATTCGGTAACGCCGGAAGCTTCTTATCGAAGTTCATGCATGACCTCGGTGCGAAAGTCATCGCCATCAGTGATGCATACGGAGCATTACACGATCCGAACGGTCTTGATATTCCGTATCTACTCGATCGTCGCGATTCATTTGGTACTGTGACGACCCTTTTCAAAAATACGATTTCGAATAAAGAGTTGTTGGAACTGGAATGTGATATTTTAGTCCCGGCAGCCATTGAAAATCAAATCACAGAAGACAACGCCCATGACATTAAAGCGAGTATCGTGGTCGAAGCGGCGAACGGTCCAACGACGAACGAAGCGACGAAGATTTTAGCGGAACGTGATATTTTGATTGTTCCGGACGTTCTCGCTTCAAGTGGTGGCGTAACAGTCTCTTACTTTGAATGGGTTCAAAATAATCAAGGATACTACTGGACGGAAGAAGAAGTGCATGAAAAACTTGAAAAAGTGCTCGTGAATTCCTTTAACCAGGTGTATCAAACGGCTCAGACAAGAAATGTCGACATGCGACTTGCGGCATACATGGTAGGTGTCCGGAAAATGGCGGAAGCGTCACGATTCCGTGGTTGGGTTTAA
- a CDS encoding D-alanine--D-alanine ligase encodes MKVAVLFGGISGEREVSLNSGKSVINALESKGHEVVAVDFHPERAEEILNLQVEAAVIALHGKFGEDGRVQALLEMAGIPYTGSGVLASALAMDKARSKVHFEKAGIRIARDVLVERGDDIEQKVKQWDKQFPCVVKPAQEGSSNGLTIATDEQMLRQGIELAFQADDAVLIEQFIKGREVTVPVLGAKGQEKALPVIEIIPKNEFYDYESKYAIGGSKHICPAQFNDKTTQILQEWAVLAHQVLGCAGYSRSDFLVPDEGAPVILETNTLPGMTSTSLFPDGARAVGIDYPELVETFIELAITRHQSESASKKK; translated from the coding sequence ATGAAAGTGGCAGTATTGTTTGGCGGAATTTCTGGTGAACGTGAAGTTTCATTAAATAGTGGGAAATCGGTAATTAATGCGCTGGAAAGTAAAGGGCATGAAGTCGTTGCCGTCGACTTTCATCCAGAGCGTGCAGAGGAAATCTTAAATCTACAAGTCGAGGCCGCTGTCATTGCCCTTCACGGCAAGTTTGGTGAAGATGGTCGTGTCCAAGCACTACTAGAGATGGCAGGCATTCCATATACAGGTTCAGGAGTATTGGCGTCAGCGTTAGCGATGGACAAGGCGCGCTCAAAGGTACATTTCGAAAAAGCAGGCATTCGAATTGCACGGGATGTATTGGTCGAGCGAGGGGACGACATCGAACAAAAAGTCAAACAATGGGACAAGCAATTCCCTTGTGTCGTCAAGCCGGCACAAGAAGGCTCTTCGAATGGTTTAACGATTGCGACGGACGAACAGATGCTGCGTCAAGGCATCGAACTGGCATTCCAGGCGGATGATGCTGTTTTGATTGAACAATTCATCAAAGGGCGTGAAGTTACAGTGCCGGTTCTCGGGGCGAAAGGACAAGAAAAAGCCTTGCCGGTCATTGAGATCATTCCGAAAAATGAATTTTATGACTACGAGTCAAAATATGCAATCGGTGGATCGAAACATATCTGTCCGGCGCAGTTTAACGACAAGACGACACAAATCTTACAGGAATGGGCCGTTTTAGCCCATCAAGTGTTAGGATGCGCCGGTTATTCGCGGTCCGATTTCCTTGTTCCCGATGAAGGGGCACCGGTTATTCTGGAAACGAATACGTTACCGGGGATGACCTCTACGAGTCTGTTCCCAGATGGTGCGCGAGCTGTCGGAATCGACTATCCGGAACTGGTCGAAACATTTATTGAACTGGCGATTACGCGTCATCAAAGTGAATCGGCAAGCAAAAAAAAGTGA
- a CDS encoding adaptor protein MecA, whose amino-acid sequence MRFEQFKQGHLRVFVSKQELSAHDVRPETLAVGKGQALLRNLLEEAESNYGFHAVGTLDFFVTFFPNDGMLVDVRREGALPEETFEEFDQVEIRMTVDIVHHVLYQLDQLEDVIQASHSLGRHIDQTESGGTLYFFENRYYLYFQEQMKQHVEQTITTILSEYGVPSPKSPLVMSEYGKTILLEQAVPALIATFTP is encoded by the coding sequence ATGAGGTTTGAGCAATTTAAGCAAGGTCACTTACGGGTCTTCGTGTCAAAGCAAGAACTGTCTGCCCATGACGTTCGACCAGAAACGTTGGCTGTCGGAAAAGGACAAGCATTATTACGTAATTTACTAGAAGAAGCAGAATCGAATTACGGATTTCATGCCGTCGGGACACTCGACTTTTTTGTCACATTTTTTCCGAATGACGGGATGTTGGTCGATGTTCGGCGGGAAGGCGCCTTGCCGGAAGAAACGTTTGAAGAATTTGATCAAGTGGAAATCAGGATGACGGTCGATATCGTGCATCATGTCTTATATCAACTGGATCAGTTGGAGGATGTCATTCAAGCGAGTCATAGTCTGGGGCGTCACATCGATCAAACGGAATCGGGTGGCACACTGTATTTCTTTGAAAACCGTTATTATTTATACTTCCAAGAACAAATGAAGCAACATGTTGAGCAGACGATTACAACGATTCTGTCGGAATACGGAGTACCCAGTCCGAAAAGTCCGCTCGTGATGTCGGAATACGGCAAAACGATTCTGTTGGAACAAGCGGTTCCAGCTCTAATCGCAACCTTTACACCTTGA
- a CDS encoding B12-binding domain-containing protein, producing MDRGKYNIKAVAALVGLNPTTIRAWERRYQVLDPDRSESGHRIYSDNDVAKLRWIVDKQKEGLSVSKAIQLYEMPVNRTEVPTDYGIELRDQLFEALTSFEERHAHDIMNKAFSMFSFDKVIQDIVGPLLHEIGMRWEKGTITIAHEHFATAFLRARLSTLSLQMPINPFLPRILCVCAPEEEHELGLLFFTLYLRQSGFDVIFLGAGIPVPDLVAVTKQLTPRAVVLSCTISDHLKDLDEAIDEIHLHAPQTEIGLGGYAVDQHPEKYGDMLLGSDDTAWKSWLSRLTPTTGV from the coding sequence ATGGATCGTGGGAAATATAATATCAAAGCAGTTGCTGCATTGGTGGGACTCAATCCGACGACCATTCGTGCTTGGGAACGGCGGTATCAAGTATTGGATCCAGATCGGAGCGAATCAGGACATCGTATTTACAGCGATAACGATGTTGCCAAGCTGCGGTGGATTGTCGATAAACAAAAAGAAGGGCTATCGGTTTCGAAAGCCATTCAACTATATGAAATGCCGGTGAACCGAACGGAGGTTCCAACCGATTACGGGATCGAACTGCGTGATCAACTGTTCGAAGCACTGACGAGTTTCGAAGAACGGCACGCACATGACATCATGAACAAAGCCTTTTCGATGTTTAGCTTTGATAAGGTCATTCAAGATATCGTAGGTCCGTTGTTACATGAAATCGGGATGCGATGGGAAAAAGGAACGATTACGATTGCACATGAACATTTTGCGACGGCGTTCTTACGGGCGCGTCTCTCGACGTTATCCCTTCAAATGCCGATTAATCCATTTTTGCCACGCATTCTGTGCGTTTGTGCACCGGAAGAAGAACATGAACTTGGATTGCTGTTCTTTACGTTGTATTTACGTCAGAGCGGATTCGATGTCATTTTCCTTGGCGCGGGTATTCCAGTACCCGATCTTGTGGCGGTAACGAAACAGCTGACTCCTCGAGCAGTTGTTTTATCTTGTACGATTTCTGATCATTTAAAGGACCTGGATGAAGCAATTGACGAGATTCATCTGCATGCGCCGCAAACGGAAATTGGTTTGGGTGGCTATGCCGTTGACCAACATCCGGAAAAGTATGGGGATATGTTGCTTGGATCAGATGACACCGCTTGGAAAAGTTGGTTAAGTCGACTCACTCCGACAACTGGTGTATAG
- a CDS encoding ATP-dependent DNA helicase RecQ, with amino-acid sequence MMEEVLKRIFRYDAFRDGQRPIVESVLDGHDTVAILPTGGGKSICYQLPSYLQTPGLTLIVSPLLSLIEDQVMQIKRRGERSVAKLTSLESRDQKEHILRHLNQLRYLYLSPEQLAVPQIQQRLADIKINLFVVDEAHCISQWGHEFRTEYAKLGSIRKQLGNPTCLALTATATNQVEQDIIQGLALIQPNRIRHSVNRPEIQLIVEQTEQSEKDTVLKRRLKTTNRPCVIYTTTRKEAERIATFVPQAAYYHAGLEPEDRQLIQQQFLHDEIDCLVCTSAFGMGVDKGNVRTVIHYTMPATIEAYMQEIGRAGRDGQPSTAVLLYAPGDQQLQQFLVDKQYASLLWVDQVTQSRGQGESFESIEQRLNLEPDDPAYRLLKSQLMEGKTKSQIIEWQEDRKKIRLRELMQMINYIQNTFCRRAFILEHFGEKPVVQDRCCDNCGTLTVDEPVIQVDVNQLDWKRRLEEVFFSSRPSV; translated from the coding sequence ATGATGGAAGAAGTATTAAAGCGAATCTTTCGATATGATGCATTTCGTGACGGGCAACGTCCAATCGTCGAATCGGTCCTTGACGGTCATGATACAGTCGCTATCCTGCCGACAGGCGGAGGTAAATCGATTTGTTACCAATTGCCATCTTATCTGCAAACGCCCGGACTGACGTTGATTGTATCCCCCTTGCTGTCGCTGATCGAAGACCAGGTCATGCAAATCAAACGCCGGGGGGAACGATCCGTCGCCAAGTTGACGTCGCTTGAGTCCCGTGATCAAAAAGAGCACATTTTACGCCACCTGAATCAGTTACGTTATTTATATCTGTCCCCTGAGCAGTTGGCTGTCCCGCAAATCCAACAACGGTTAGCGGACATCAAAATCAATCTGTTTGTCGTCGATGAAGCCCACTGTATCTCGCAGTGGGGGCACGAGTTCAGAACGGAATATGCAAAACTGGGGTCTATCCGAAAACAGCTGGGTAATCCGACTTGCCTAGCTTTGACGGCTACGGCAACGAATCAAGTCGAACAGGACATCATTCAAGGGCTGGCACTTATACAACCCAACCGGATCCGTCATTCCGTCAACCGACCGGAAATTCAACTCATTGTCGAACAAACTGAACAAAGCGAAAAAGATACAGTGTTGAAAAGACGATTGAAGACTACCAATCGTCCATGCGTCATTTATACGACGACGCGGAAAGAAGCAGAGCGAATCGCGACGTTTGTTCCTCAGGCGGCCTATTACCACGCCGGTCTTGAACCGGAAGATCGACAACTGATTCAACAACAGTTCCTTCACGACGAAATTGACTGTCTGGTCTGTACCAGTGCATTTGGTATGGGTGTTGACAAAGGAAATGTCCGGACCGTCATTCATTATACGATGCCGGCTACGATTGAAGCCTACATGCAGGAAATCGGACGAGCGGGACGGGACGGTCAGCCCTCGACTGCTGTATTACTCTATGCACCAGGTGATCAACAACTTCAACAATTCTTAGTGGATAAACAATATGCGTCGTTACTTTGGGTTGATCAAGTGACTCAATCCCGCGGACAAGGGGAGTCTTTTGAATCGATTGAACAACGCCTTAATCTCGAACCGGATGATCCCGCCTATCGATTGTTAAAAAGTCAACTTATGGAAGGGAAAACAAAATCACAAATTATTGAATGGCAAGAGGACCGGAAAAAAATACGTTTACGTGAACTTATGCAAATGATAAATTATATTCAAAATACGTTTTGTCGCCGGGCCTTCATCTTGGAGCATTTTGGCGAGAAGCCAGTTGTACAAGACCGGTGTTGTGACAATTGCGGTACACTCACGGTGGACGAACCTGTCATACAGGTCGATGTGAACCAACTTGACTGGAAACGTCGGCTAGAAGAAGTCTTTTTTTCATCCCGTCCTTCAGTGTAA
- a CDS encoding helix-turn-helix domain-containing protein: MEKTIVRQIVLEAISRLQNERTDRSLFHLIQGKRSATSLQDAHFYGLEAIFGMVPLKKDRFEQLLQELEHAGWIEREQTLMITDAGRAQITPPFLLDDLGGELRGYPIHLWKRISLLIQSIVCLNQNTFFIPVQQDSGIKEWVRQQIRQVPERSVWITTVYQELNKALHQLTERDAILISYRLSGQKTGLSFPQLSERLGTDLLSLQLEFVMAWRRCLRALPEDGLILSLGNDIDHFKMTQSAKKTWELLKQGYTVQQIAERRRLKKSTMEDHLVEIAMYATVFPLEQFVTATQHEEVVRLSERLQTFSLKRIKHELTQEMDYFQIRIVLARKVARP; the protein is encoded by the coding sequence ATGGAAAAAACAATCGTACGACAAATCGTACTAGAAGCCATCAGTCGTTTGCAAAATGAACGGACAGATCGAAGCTTATTTCATCTGATTCAAGGAAAACGTTCAGCGACTTCCTTACAAGACGCACATTTTTACGGACTGGAAGCTATTTTCGGAATGGTGCCATTAAAAAAAGACCGGTTTGAGCAGCTGTTACAGGAGCTGGAACATGCCGGCTGGATCGAGCGGGAACAAACTTTGATGATTACAGATGCCGGAAGAGCACAAATCACTCCGCCTTTTTTACTGGATGACTTAGGTGGAGAGCTACGCGGTTATCCGATACATTTGTGGAAACGGATCAGTCTGTTGATTCAATCGATTGTCTGTCTTAATCAAAACACTTTTTTTATTCCAGTACAACAAGACAGTGGGATAAAAGAGTGGGTCAGACAACAAATCCGTCAGGTACCCGAACGGTCGGTTTGGATAACGACTGTGTATCAAGAACTGAATAAGGCGTTACATCAATTGACAGAACGAGATGCAATTCTCATCAGTTACCGGTTATCCGGGCAAAAAACGGGATTATCGTTTCCTCAATTGAGTGAACGGCTGGGAACGGACTTGCTTTCGCTACAGTTGGAATTTGTGATGGCCTGGCGAAGATGTTTACGGGCATTACCTGAAGACGGCCTGATACTGTCTCTAGGAAACGATATTGATCATTTTAAAATGACGCAGTCTGCGAAAAAGACCTGGGAGTTGCTGAAACAAGGTTACACCGTTCAACAAATTGCCGAGAGGCGACGATTAAAAAAAAGTACGATGGAAGATCATCTCGTCGAAATCGCAATGTATGCTACTGTTTTTCCACTCGAACAATTTGTGACTGCTACCCAACATGAAGAGGTTGTCCGACTCTCTGAACGGTTACAGACGTTCTCACTGAAACGGATTAAACACGAATTGACGCAGGAAATGGACTATTTTCAAATCCGTATCGTCCTGGCAAGAAAGGTGGCTCGTCCATGA
- a CDS encoding ferredoxin has protein sequence MAKFTIVDKDTCIACGACGAAAPDIYDYDDEGLAYVILDDNKGTAEIPEALFDDMIDAFEGCPTDSIKVADESFEGDALKYE, from the coding sequence ATGGCTAAATTTACAATTGTTGACAAAGACACATGTATCGCATGTGGCGCTTGCGGCGCAGCTGCCCCTGATATTTATGATTACGATGATGAGGGCTTGGCTTACGTCATTTTAGATGATAACAAGGGAACAGCTGAAATTCCAGAAGCGTTATTTGATGATATGATCGATGCATTCGAAGGATGCCCGACAGATTCTATCAAAGTAGCGGACGAATCATTTGAAGGCGACGCGCTTAAATACGAATAA